In Myxococcales bacterium, one DNA window encodes the following:
- a CDS encoding electron transfer flavoprotein subunit alpha/FixB family protein: MSSVLVVAEINDGKLRDASLELVAFAHKVAGGSDREVKSLVIGSGVEAIASDLASKGGGETYLVDSPEAANYGVEVFRNAILAAVEASGADLVLLSNTPTGWDVAPRIAAKLDCAFVSDCTNIEASGSGLTLTRRIFNGKLDAQLSVAGPAVATVQPGAMEPFAGSSDGAVNKLDVDLSGSKAKFVEIKMGETTGIDLTKADVVVSGGRGVGDPEKFPEIILPLADALGGAMGASRPVVDAGWLPHAHQVGSSGQVVTPKLYIACGISGAIQHLVGMKGSNYIVAINQDADAPIFEVADVGIVADLFDIVPALTEAVAAAKG; encoded by the coding sequence ATGAGCAGTGTTCTCGTCGTAGCAGAAATCAATGACGGAAAACTACGCGACGCCAGCCTCGAGTTGGTGGCGTTTGCACATAAAGTGGCCGGGGGCAGCGACCGCGAGGTCAAGAGCCTCGTGATCGGGAGTGGCGTCGAAGCCATCGCGAGCGACCTGGCCAGCAAGGGCGGAGGAGAGACCTATCTGGTCGATTCCCCCGAAGCTGCAAACTACGGCGTCGAAGTTTTCCGGAACGCCATCCTGGCGGCGGTCGAGGCGTCTGGTGCAGACCTCGTGCTGCTGTCCAACACGCCGACGGGTTGGGATGTCGCCCCGCGCATCGCCGCCAAACTCGATTGTGCATTCGTCAGCGATTGCACGAACATCGAAGCCAGCGGTTCGGGCCTGACCCTCACCCGCCGGATCTTCAACGGCAAGCTCGACGCCCAGCTGAGCGTCGCAGGCCCAGCGGTCGCCACCGTACAGCCCGGCGCAATGGAGCCCTTCGCAGGTTCTTCGGACGGTGCGGTGAACAAATTGGACGTCGATCTGAGCGGATCCAAGGCCAAGTTTGTCGAGATCAAGATGGGTGAGACCACCGGTATCGACCTCACCAAGGCCGATGTCGTAGTGTCCGGCGGCCGTGGTGTGGGCGACCCGGAAAAGTTCCCGGAGATCATCCTGCCCCTGGCCGACGCTCTGGGCGGCGCAATGGGTGCCTCACGTCCCGTGGTGGACGCCGGCTGGCTCCCCCACGCGCACCAGGTCGGATCTTCGGGTCAGGTCGTGACCCCGAAGCTCTACATCGCCTGCGGCATCAGCGGTGCGATCCAGCATCTGGTGGGCATGAAGGGTTCGAACTACATCGTCGCCATCAACCAGGACGCCGACGCGCCGATCTTCGAAGTGGCCGATGTCGGAATCGTGGCCGATTTGTTCGATATCGTTCCCGCGCTCACGGAGGCCGTCGCAGCCGCGAAGGGTTGA
- a CDS encoding electron transfer flavoprotein subunit beta/FixA family protein: MKVMVCLKQVPHQDARLEVNADGTWIQDSNIKFEINSYDTYALEQALQLKDAGEADVFVVSIGPDRVTQALRTSLGMGADRAIHVNDEDADASDVLGCAKILAAIAKEENPDLIFTGFMSDDGNSSAVPAMLAEMLDMPSATGVLHVEVGDSVKVERELEGGALDVIELPQPCVVAIQTGANQVRYASLKGIMQAKKKPLDVKTMADLGVADQAGAGAVKSKIEKIFVPPKSDSAEILEGSTDEVVGQLITKIKELGLL, from the coding sequence ATGAAGGTCATGGTGTGTCTAAAACAGGTCCCGCATCAGGACGCCCGCTTGGAAGTCAACGCCGACGGCACCTGGATCCAGGACAGCAACATCAAGTTCGAAATCAATAGCTACGACACGTACGCGTTGGAGCAGGCGCTTCAACTCAAGGATGCCGGTGAAGCTGACGTGTTCGTCGTTTCCATCGGTCCCGACCGCGTCACCCAGGCCCTGCGAACCTCGCTTGGCATGGGCGCAGATCGAGCCATCCACGTAAACGACGAGGATGCCGACGCATCGGACGTGCTCGGTTGCGCAAAGATCCTGGCCGCAATCGCAAAAGAAGAAAATCCCGATCTCATTTTCACGGGCTTCATGTCTGACGATGGCAACTCATCCGCAGTCCCGGCCATGCTGGCCGAGATGCTCGATATGCCCTCTGCCACCGGCGTGCTCCATGTCGAGGTCGGTGACAGTGTCAAAGTTGAACGCGAACTCGAAGGCGGTGCCCTCGATGTCATCGAGCTTCCGCAACCCTGTGTCGTGGCGATTCAGACGGGCGCCAATCAGGTCCGCTACGCCTCGCTCAAGGGCATCATGCAGGCCAAGAAAAAGCCCCTGGACGTGAAGACCATGGCCGACCTGGGCGTCGCAGATCAAGCGGGCGCCGGTGCGGTCAAGTCCAAGATCGAAAAGATCTTCGTTCCCCCGAAGAGCGACAGCGCGGAGATCCTCGAAGGATCGACCGACGAAGTCGTCGGGCAACTCATCACCAAGATCAAAGAGCTCGGGCTTCTCTAA
- a CDS encoding PD-(D/E)XK nuclease family protein: MTVYSHSRLSSFEKCPKQFEYRYILEIPSESEGIEAFMGKRVHEVLERLYEFVGQGQIPSLEQVIFRYHAFWDENYDVKRVKIVRQGTPVSFYRDLGVRCIEYYYRRFHPFDHTETLGIEEEVTFDLGDKKSEKNGDENDGKSTGYAMRGVIDRVVRGSDGAIEIHDYKTGRYVPPQKDLNNDRQLALYQLGLLERYGEEQPYRLVWHYLQRREQRTSTRTPEQLKTLRSETRGLIDRIEAATEFPVRRNKLCDWCEYNERCFREHPQ, from the coding sequence ATGACAGTGTACAGCCACTCGCGCCTCTCCAGCTTCGAGAAGTGCCCCAAGCAGTTCGAGTACAGGTACATCCTCGAGATCCCGTCTGAAAGCGAGGGGATCGAGGCTTTCATGGGCAAGCGGGTTCACGAAGTCCTCGAGCGGCTGTATGAATTCGTCGGGCAAGGTCAGATCCCCTCCCTCGAACAGGTGATCTTCCGCTACCACGCTTTCTGGGACGAAAACTACGACGTCAAGCGCGTGAAGATCGTGCGCCAGGGGACGCCAGTTTCCTTCTACCGCGACCTGGGCGTGCGCTGTATCGAGTACTACTACCGCCGCTTCCATCCCTTCGATCACACCGAGACGCTCGGAATCGAAGAAGAGGTGACGTTCGACCTCGGCGACAAGAAGAGCGAAAAGAACGGCGACGAAAATGACGGCAAATCAACTGGCTACGCCATGCGGGGCGTGATCGACCGGGTTGTGCGGGGATCGGACGGCGCGATTGAAATCCACGACTACAAAACCGGGCGCTACGTCCCGCCCCAAAAGGACTTGAACAACGACCGCCAACTGGCGCTCTATCAATTGGGACTGCTCGAGCGCTACGGAGAAGAACAACCCTATCGCCTGGTGTGGCACTACTTGCAGCGCCGGGAGCAGCGAACCTCGACGCGGACCCCCGAACAGCTGAAAACCCTGCGCAGCGAAACCAGAGGCCTGATCGACCGCATCGAAGCGGCGACGGAATTCCCCGTACGACGCAACAAACTCTGTGATTGGTGCGAGTACAACGAACGTTGCTTCCGCGAGCATCCCCAATGA